A stretch of the Flavobacterium sp. 5 genome encodes the following:
- a CDS encoding ribonuclease E/G, whose amino-acid sequence MNKELIIRSSSDFVDFALLKDGKLIELHKEEEKSNFQVGDIFIAKIRKPVAGLNAAFVNVGFEKDAFLHYHDLGPNLASQLKFIKLVSAGKIKDFSLKNFQFEKEIDKDGTITDVISANQSVLVQVVKEPISTKGPRLSAELSLAGRFIVLVPFSDRVSISQKIEDKKEKERLKRLVQSVKPKGFGVIVRTVAEGKTTVELEKDLQNLLSRWNAMCKKLPTAHHPSKILGELNRASSILRDVFNDTFSGIQIDDEELYQQTKDYVQEIAPSKQSIVKFYQSKDTPIFEKYNIERQIKTSFGKTVSMSKGAYLIIEHTEALHVIDVNSGNRSNKATNQEDTAMEVNMIAAAEIARQLRLRDMGGIIVVDFIDMSNPENRKVLFDFLREEMSDDKAKHKILPPSKFGLVQITRQRVRPEVNIKTREEDPNNENGEIEAPILIIDKITSDLERVLKTHNKVVLNVHPFVAAYLSKGFPSLRSKWFFEHKKWVKIIPRDAYTYLEYHFYDKKGNVISE is encoded by the coding sequence ATGAATAAAGAATTAATCATTCGATCTAGTTCTGATTTCGTAGATTTTGCCTTATTAAAAGATGGAAAACTAATTGAATTACACAAAGAAGAAGAGAAAAGCAATTTTCAAGTAGGTGATATTTTTATTGCCAAAATAAGAAAACCTGTTGCTGGACTTAATGCTGCTTTTGTAAATGTAGGCTTCGAAAAAGATGCCTTTTTACATTATCACGATTTAGGACCAAACTTAGCTTCCCAACTGAAATTCATAAAACTTGTAAGCGCAGGTAAAATAAAAGATTTTTCCCTAAAGAACTTTCAGTTTGAAAAAGAAATAGATAAAGATGGTACTATTACAGATGTAATTAGTGCTAATCAATCTGTTTTGGTACAAGTCGTCAAAGAACCAATATCGACCAAAGGGCCAAGATTAAGCGCTGAGCTTTCTCTAGCAGGAAGATTTATTGTTTTGGTTCCGTTTTCTGACCGAGTTTCTATATCACAAAAAATAGAAGACAAAAAAGAAAAGGAACGTTTGAAACGTCTTGTACAATCAGTCAAACCAAAAGGATTTGGCGTTATTGTTCGTACAGTAGCCGAAGGCAAAACCACAGTAGAATTAGAAAAAGATTTGCAGAACCTGCTTAGCAGATGGAATGCAATGTGTAAAAAATTACCAACTGCTCATCATCCTTCCAAAATATTAGGAGAGCTTAATAGAGCTTCTTCAATATTAAGAGACGTATTCAATGATACCTTTAGTGGTATTCAGATAGATGATGAAGAGTTGTACCAACAAACAAAGGATTATGTGCAGGAAATTGCACCTTCCAAACAATCAATTGTTAAGTTCTATCAGTCTAAAGACACTCCTATTTTTGAGAAATACAATATAGAGAGACAAATCAAGACTTCATTTGGAAAAACTGTTTCCATGAGTAAAGGAGCTTATCTTATTATCGAACATACTGAAGCTTTACACGTTATAGACGTAAACAGTGGAAACCGTTCTAATAAAGCTACCAATCAGGAAGATACAGCCATGGAAGTCAATATGATTGCAGCAGCCGAAATCGCAAGACAATTACGTCTTCGAGATATGGGCGGAATCATAGTCGTTGATTTTATCGATATGTCTAATCCCGAAAATCGTAAAGTCTTATTCGACTTCCTGAGGGAAGAAATGAGTGACGATAAAGCAAAACACAAAATCTTACCACCGAGTAAATTTGGGTTGGTCCAAATTACCAGACAACGCGTAAGACCAGAAGTTAACATAAAAACAAGAGAAGAAGATCCAAACAATGAAAATGGTGAAATTGAAGCACCAATATTAATCATTGACAAAATTACTTCTGATCTGGAAAGAGTTTTAAAAACCCACAATAAAGTTGTACTTAATGTACATCCATTTGTGGCTGCTTACCTCAGTAAAGGGTTTCCATCATTGCGTTCAAAATGGTTTTTTGAACACAAAAAATGGGTAAAAATCATACCACGTGACGCTTACACGTATTTAGAATATCATTTCTATGACAAAAAAGGAAATGTTATTTCAGAATAA
- a CDS encoding MFS transporter, giving the protein MKKSLLSLSLGGLTIGITEFVMMGILPDVASDLKVSIPIAGYLISAYALGVVIGAPLLVIVARNYPPKKTLLILAAMLAFFNSLSIIVPNYEFFFLTRLLSGLPHGAFFGVGAVVASRLADKGKEAQAISIMFAGLTIANLIGVPIGTYVGHHFSWRFTFALIGLFGILTFISLYFWMPNLHSNDKVSMKKQMKLFKKVEAWLVILITAIGVGGLFCWISYIAPLLTDISGFDAAEVPYILILAGAGMVVGNVIGGKLADTFPPDKTLITLFLLMALDLTMVYFFSSNPYISLLLVFTTGCVSFTFIASIQMLMIQIAVGAEMIASAAIQASFNIGNALGAFLGGLPLIAGFSYASPNLVGIGMSLMGVLFTVMLVQRQKTMLKLQAVKI; this is encoded by the coding sequence ATGAAAAAAAGTTTGCTCTCACTCTCTTTGGGTGGTTTAACAATAGGAATTACAGAGTTTGTGATGATGGGGATTTTACCTGATGTTGCCTCTGATTTGAAAGTTAGTATTCCAATCGCTGGATATTTAATTTCGGCTTATGCACTTGGCGTTGTCATTGGTGCGCCTTTATTGGTCATTGTTGCTCGAAATTATCCACCGAAGAAAACGCTTTTAATATTGGCGGCTATGCTCGCTTTCTTTAACTCTTTGTCGATAATTGTACCCAATTACGAATTCTTTTTTTTAACTCGATTGTTGTCTGGATTACCTCATGGTGCTTTTTTTGGTGTAGGAGCGGTAGTTGCTAGCCGCCTTGCTGACAAAGGAAAAGAAGCTCAGGCGATATCGATTATGTTTGCTGGATTAACGATTGCTAATCTTATTGGAGTACCAATAGGAACTTATGTAGGTCATCATTTTTCTTGGCGTTTCACTTTTGCTTTGATTGGTCTTTTCGGGATTCTTACCTTTATTTCTCTTTATTTTTGGATGCCAAATCTACATTCTAATGATAAAGTATCAATGAAAAAGCAAATGAAACTTTTTAAGAAAGTTGAGGCATGGCTGGTGATTTTGATAACTGCCATTGGAGTAGGAGGTTTGTTTTGTTGGATTAGTTATATTGCTCCTTTATTAACTGATATTTCTGGTTTTGATGCTGCCGAAGTACCTTATATTTTGATATTAGCTGGTGCAGGAATGGTTGTTGGTAATGTTATTGGAGGTAAATTAGCGGATACATTTCCACCTGATAAAACACTTATTACTTTGTTTTTACTTATGGCTTTGGATTTAACAATGGTTTATTTCTTTTCTTCTAATCCTTATATTAGTTTGTTGTTAGTTTTTACGACGGGATGTGTTTCGTTTACTTTTATTGCGTCAATCCAAATGCTGATGATTCAGATTGCGGTTGGTGCCGAGATGATTGCTTCGGCAGCGATACAAGCTTCATTTAATATAGGGAATGCCTTGGGAGCTTTTTTAGGTGGATTGCCTTTGATAGCTGGATTTAGTTATGCATCGCCTAATTTAGTAGGAATAGGGATGTCCTTAATGGGAGTTTTGTTTACTGTAATGTTGGTACAACGTCAGAAGACAATGTTGAAACTACAAGCTGTCAAAATTTAA
- a CDS encoding AraC family transcriptional regulator yields MKTLNQFDTLVIDEFEEDKYHLPTHSHTYYEIIYIIKGSGIHELNNNLLHYQSGDLFVISTDDEHYFDIKKTTRFFFIKFTDTYFNSNRKLTCDEFLLNTPENIMRDKSLKENVLKLDETCASILKNTIDNIRAYNCKANISTSPIIFYQILSIFGLIKESLQQQNIKITGSGIDNDQIISYIHQNIYKPKLIQIKTIAEHFNISQSYFGTYFKRNFSISYRDYSNKLRVKLIEKRILNKQLSMKQIAFEFGFTDESHLSNYFKKQRNIKPSAVREL; encoded by the coding sequence ATGAAAACATTAAATCAATTTGATACTTTAGTGATTGATGAATTTGAGGAAGACAAATATCACCTCCCTACACATAGTCACACCTATTACGAGATTATTTACATTATCAAAGGCAGCGGAATTCATGAACTAAACAACAATTTGCTTCACTACCAATCTGGAGATTTATTTGTAATCTCAACCGATGATGAGCACTATTTTGACATTAAAAAAACAACTCGGTTTTTCTTTATAAAATTTACTGACACCTATTTTAATTCAAATAGAAAACTAACTTGCGACGAATTCCTGCTCAATACTCCAGAGAATATCATGCGTGATAAATCACTCAAAGAAAATGTGCTAAAACTTGATGAAACTTGCGCAAGCATATTAAAAAACACCATTGATAATATAAGGGCCTACAATTGTAAAGCCAATATTTCAACTTCACCAATTATATTTTACCAAATCTTATCCATTTTTGGATTGATAAAAGAAAGTCTGCAACAACAGAATATCAAAATCACAGGTTCTGGAATAGACAACGACCAGATTATCTCTTATATTCATCAAAATATTTACAAACCAAAACTGATTCAAATTAAAACTATCGCAGAACATTTTAATATTTCTCAAAGTTATTTTGGCACTTATTTCAAGCGGAATTTTTCAATAAGCTACAGGGATTACAGTAACAAACTGAGAGTAAAACTAATAGAAAAAAGAATTTTGAACAAGCAATTATCGATGAAGCAAATTGCTTTTGAATTTGGTTTCACCGATGAAAGCCATCTTTCAAATTATTTTAAAAAACAAAGAAACATAAAACCTAGCGCTGTTAGAGAATTATAA
- the pbpC gene encoding penicillin-binding protein 1C: MKNKLIALLQRIINWIKQNKIKSSIAFLLLMIYYFSLPRTLFQEPYSTVIESKEGELLGAKIARDGQWRFPAQDSVPDKFKKCIVYFEDEYFYKHPGFNPVAMVNAFQQNRKAGKVVRGGSTLTQQVIRLSRKGKGRTYFEKVMELILATRLELGYSKNEIVELYSAHAPFGGNVVGLEMASWRYFGVQAYQLSWAESATLAVLPNAPSLIYPGKNQIKLLNKRNRLLLKLEQEGIIDKQTYELSIDEPLPQKPYNLPQIAPHLLQRVAKNQEGTRVKTTIDIGLQNRVNQIARYYYNQYKQNEVHNLAILVIDVSNRNVMSYVGNSPTDGNHQKDVDIIDAPRSTGSILKPLLYAGMLDDGELLPNTLVADIPTQISGYTPQNFNLTFDGAVPAHRALARSLNIPAVLMLQDFGVNKFYEELQRFKLRDISKPPDHYGLSLILGGAESNLWDLCRTYAGLSSTLNFFNKNQGQYRTNEFAELNYQNDFQVNFGDETKQKNILGAGSIWLTYNAMEQVNRPEGDEAWKFYDSSLKIAWKTGTSFGNRDAWAIGTNSRYVVGVWVGNATGEGRPTLTGVTSSAPILFDVFNLLPRQRWFDTPYKDLEEVEVCNLSGYLAKEGCPTIKQWVSKKGKNTATCPYHKTVHLDKTQQFQVNSSCENIENIVTKNWFVLPPVMAWYYKSQHTEYLPLPPFRNDCMGAQTTTMDFIYPKAKSKIYLTKNFNSEVQPVILKVAHSQRESKLFWYVDNVYKGSTKTFHEMPISATTGFHYITVVDEFGNEIRRKIEIVKE; encoded by the coding sequence TTGAAAAATAAATTAATTGCTTTGCTTCAGCGCATTATCAATTGGATAAAACAAAATAAAATAAAATCATCAATAGCATTTTTGCTGTTGATGATTTATTATTTCTCGTTGCCTAGAACCTTGTTTCAAGAGCCTTATTCTACAGTTATTGAAAGTAAGGAAGGAGAATTGCTTGGTGCTAAGATTGCTAGAGATGGACAATGGCGATTTCCTGCTCAAGATAGTGTTCCTGATAAATTCAAGAAATGTATTGTCTATTTTGAAGATGAATATTTCTATAAACATCCCGGATTTAATCCTGTGGCAATGGTAAATGCTTTTCAGCAAAATAGAAAAGCAGGCAAAGTCGTTCGTGGCGGTAGTACACTTACACAACAAGTGATTCGTTTGTCCAGAAAAGGCAAAGGAAGAACCTATTTTGAGAAAGTAATGGAGCTTATTCTCGCTACTCGCTTAGAATTGGGTTATTCTAAAAATGAAATAGTAGAATTGTATTCGGCTCATGCACCTTTTGGAGGAAATGTTGTGGGGCTCGAAATGGCTTCTTGGCGGTACTTTGGAGTACAAGCCTATCAATTATCGTGGGCGGAGAGTGCTACTTTGGCTGTATTGCCTAATGCTCCGAGTTTAATATATCCAGGAAAAAACCAAATCAAGTTACTCAATAAACGCAATAGGCTTTTGTTAAAACTTGAGCAAGAAGGAATAATCGATAAACAAACCTATGAACTTTCTATAGACGAACCTTTGCCTCAAAAGCCATATAATTTGCCACAAATTGCACCACATTTATTGCAACGTGTCGCGAAGAATCAAGAGGGAACTCGCGTAAAAACAACTATTGATATTGGTTTGCAAAATAGAGTCAATCAAATTGCGAGGTATTATTACAACCAATACAAACAGAATGAAGTTCATAATTTGGCTATTTTGGTTATTGATGTGTCTAATAGAAATGTGATGAGTTATGTTGGGAATTCTCCAACTGACGGTAATCATCAAAAAGATGTTGATATTATTGATGCGCCAAGAAGTACAGGAAGTATTCTAAAACCGCTTTTGTATGCAGGAATGCTCGACGATGGAGAGTTATTACCGAATACACTGGTGGCTGATATTCCAACACAAATTTCGGGTTATACGCCACAAAATTTCAACTTGACATTTGATGGAGCGGTTCCAGCTCATCGAGCCTTAGCGCGTTCTTTGAATATTCCTGCGGTTTTGATGTTGCAGGATTTTGGGGTGAATAAATTTTATGAAGAATTACAGCGATTTAAATTGAGGGATATTTCTAAACCACCAGATCATTATGGTTTATCACTTATTTTGGGTGGCGCCGAAAGTAATTTGTGGGATTTGTGCAGGACGTATGCGGGTTTGTCTTCTACTTTAAATTTTTTCAATAAAAATCAAGGTCAATACAGAACCAATGAATTTGCCGAGCTCAATTATCAGAATGATTTTCAAGTCAATTTTGGTGATGAAACCAAGCAGAAGAATATTTTAGGAGCCGGTTCAATCTGGCTTACCTATAATGCAATGGAACAAGTCAATCGCCCTGAAGGTGATGAAGCTTGGAAATTCTATGACAGTTCACTTAAAATTGCTTGGAAAACTGGAACTAGTTTTGGTAATCGTGATGCTTGGGCGATTGGAACAAATAGTCGTTACGTAGTTGGAGTGTGGGTTGGGAATGCAACAGGCGAGGGACGACCAACATTAACTGGGGTAACAAGTTCAGCACCTATTTTATTTGATGTTTTTAATTTATTGCCAAGGCAAAGATGGTTTGATACTCCATATAAAGATTTAGAAGAAGTTGAGGTGTGTAATTTGAGTGGTTATTTGGCTAAAGAAGGCTGTCCAACAATTAAACAATGGGTTTCCAAAAAAGGAAAAAACACAGCAACTTGTCCCTATCATAAAACAGTGCATTTAGATAAAACACAACAATTTCAAGTGAATAGCAGTTGTGAAAACATAGAAAATATAGTGACCAAAAATTGGTTTGTATTACCGCCTGTAATGGCTTGGTATTACAAAAGCCAGCATACAGAGTATTTGCCATTGCCACCGTTTCGAAATGATTGTATGGGAGCGCAAACGACAACGATGGACTTTATTTATCCTAAAGCCAAAAGCAAAATCTACCTCACCAAAAATTTTAATAGTGAAGTGCAGCCCGTGATTTTAAAAGTAGCACATTCACAACGAGAAAGTAAATTGTTTTGGTATGTTGATAATGTTTATAAGGGCAGTACCAAAACGTTTCATGAAATGCCTATTTCTGCTACTACAGGATTTCATTATATTACCGTGGTGGATGAATTTGGAAATGAAATTAGAAGAAAAATTGAGATTGTGAAGGAGTGA